The Chlorocebus sabaeus isolate Y175 chromosome 6, mChlSab1.0.hap1, whole genome shotgun sequence genome has a segment encoding these proteins:
- the IGFL4 gene encoding insulin growth factor-like family member 4 → MRDPQHLCLWRSQKRPLSSSCLALPKKPLLLHTSLNVGNISPYVKSLIHFHCCCLIRCSEVSTMVPSFAAIFIFGLLGSNSEGVTDPRLWLCQPARRCGELIYNPLEQCCDDGVILDLNQTRLCGSSCTFWPCFQHCCLESLGSQNQTVVRFKVPGMKPDCMSSPIASICAQVRI, encoded by the exons CTCTTCATGCCTTGCTCTTCCCAAGAAGCCACTCCTTCTGCACACGTCCCTAAATGTCGGTAATATAAGCCCCTACGTAAAGTCACTGATCCATTTCCACTGCTGCTGTCTCATCCGCTGCTCTGAAGTCTCAACCATGGTGCCCTCCTTTG CTGCCATCTTCATTTTTGGACTTCTGGGTTCAAACTCAGAAGGAGTCACAG ATCCTAGACTGTGGCTATGCCAGCCAGCACGCAGGTGTGGGGAGTTGATCTACAACCCCTTGGAGCAGTGCTGTGATGACGGTGTCATCCTAGACTTGAACCAGACCCGGCTCTGTGGCTCCAGCTGCACCTTCTGGCCCTGCTTCCAGCACTGCTGCCTGGAGTCTTTGGGCTCTCAGAACCAGACAGTTGTGAGGTTCAAGGTCCCAGGCATGAAGCCAGATTGCATGTCTTCTCCTATCGCCAGTATCTGTGCCCAGGTAAGGATCTGA